The Citrus sinensis cultivar Valencia sweet orange chromosome 4, DVS_A1.0, whole genome shotgun sequence DNA segment GGACCCAACCAAGATGGTCAAGGTAGGCTCCAACCTCTCTGACCAATACCGAGAGCAGCTTATTGAGTTCTTAAGGAAAAACTTAGATGTGTTCGCTTGGTCTCACGCGGACATGCCGGGTATCCCGCCTTCTATCGCCTGTCACAAGCTCAATGTCGATCCACATCATAGGCCTGTCAAGCAAAAACGTCGAGCTTTCAACCAGGAACGCTATGACGCCATTGAACAAGAAGTGGACCGATTGCTAGCAACGGGGTTTATTAGGGAGGCGGTGTACCCCGATTGGGTCTCAAATGTTGTATTGGTTAAGAAGTCTAACGGGAAATGGCGCATGTGTGTAGATTTCACGGATTTAAACAAGTCTTGCCCTAAGGATAGCTTCCCGCTTCCCCGGGTAGACCAGCTGGTCGATGCTACTGCTGGGCACGAGATGCTTAGTTTCATAGATGCTTTCTCTGGGTACAACCAAATTCCAATGTACGAGCCTGATCAAGATAAAACGGCATTCATCACCAACTGTGGGTTATACTGCTACAAGGTTATGCCTTTTGGCTTGAAGAATGCGGGCGCCACCTATCAGCGTTTGGTGAATAAGGTCTTCAAACAGCAAATCGGTCGTACCATGGAGGTGTACATCGATGATATGATAACAAAGTCGATGTACACCAGTGATCACTCGGGGCACCTCAGAGATACCttcaatattttgagaaaGCATCAGATGCGCCTAAATCCTGAGAAATGTGCATTCGGGGTGACTTCGGGTAAATTCCTTGGATTTATGGTACAACAGCGGGGAATTGAGGCTAATCCCGACAAAATCCAGGCGGTTCTTGGGATGAAGTCACCAAGTACCATTAAGGAAGTCCAGAGCTTAGCTGGCCGGATAGCCGCCTTGAGTCGTTTCATCTCCAAGGCCACTGACATGTGCAAGCCATTTTTTAAAGCTTTGAAAGCGGGAAAGAAGCTCCAATGGACTGCCGAGTGCGAAAAGGCTTTTCAGAAGCTAAAGGAGTACCTCGTTAATTCACCATTGCTCGCCAAGCCTAAGCATGGAGAAGTGCTTCTGTTGTATCTCGCTGTTTCAGAGCACGCCACTAGCTCGGTGTTGCTTAGAGAAGATGAAGACGGGGTGCAACGGCCTATTTACTACACTAGTAGGGCAATGGTGGATGCGAAAAAGAGGTACCCCACCACAAAAAAGCTGGTTTTGGCTTTGGTAATCTCTGCGAGGAAACTCTGGCCGTATTTTCAGGCCCACACCATTGCCGTTGTAACAAACCTTCCCCTTCGACAAATCCTCCAGAAGTTAGACATGTCTGGAAGACTTCTTCGCTGGTCTCTTGAATTGAGTGAGTTCGACATCATCTTCAAGCCACGCTCAGCTATTAAAGCCCAAGCCATCGCCGATTTCATTGCAGAATTCGCCAATGACTCCGAGGGTGAGGAGATCCCGGGGTACCCGGGCGAAACTACATCAGCTATTGAAGAAGAGCATGTCTGGGAAATTTATGTGGATGGTTCCTCCAACTCGTACGGAAGCGGTGCGGGAGTAATAATCATCGATCCGGATAAGGTGAAGCTATGTTATGCCTTGCAATTCGGGTTCAATGCCTCAAACAACGAAGCCGAGTATGAAGCTATGATAGCGGGGCTAAGGATGTCGAAGGCCTTGGGCGCAAAAAGAGTCCACATCAAGAGTGACTCTCAATTAGTGGTCGGTCAGATCAACTCAGAATATCAGGCTAAGGAAGAAAATATGAAGGGGTACCTCGGGAGAACAAGAGAATTAATATCTCAATTTGCTGAGGTCAAAGTGGAAAGAGTTCCACGATTAGAAAATTGCGAAGCTGACAACCTTGCCAAAATGGCTTCCTTCGGTGCAACTCAGTCAGTTGGTCCAATCACTGCTGAGTACGTACCTACACCCAGTGTTAATCTACTTGAGCCAGAAGAAATAGGGTCAATAACTGCTGGGGTACCCTGGATGCAACCAATCATAGGATACCTCAGAAGTGGGGATCTGCCCTCAAACAAGAATGAAGCAAGGAAGCTAAAGTACAAAGCTGCTCGATATTGTCTCATCGAGGATACCTTATTCAGAAGAGGGTTTACCCTCCCTTACTTAAAATGCTTGGGAAATGAACATGCCGAATATGTCATGAGAGAGATACACGAAGGGATATGCGGTAACCACTATGGAGCACAATCATTGGCACAGAAGGCCCTTCGTCaaggattttattggcctacgATGCGGGAGGATGCCAAAAACATGGTCAAGAGTTGTGACAAGTGCTGGAGATTTGCCAAGGTACCCCACCTTCCACCAGAAAAGTTAACTGTCATGTCTTCTCCGTGGCCATTTGCTGTTTGGGGCATAGATCTCATTGGTCCACTACCAACTGGTAGAGGACAAGCTAAGTATGCAATTGTAGCCGTTGACTATTTCACAAAGTGGGTAGAAGCAGAGCCGTTGGCAAGCATTACAGAGAGAAAAACCACTGATTTTGTTTGGAGGAACCTCATATGCAGATATGGTATCCCTAATGCAATTGTCAGCGACAACGAGAAGCAATTCGATAACGacaaatttcagaatttttgcTCGGAGCTTGGGACAGCCAACCGATTTGCTTCTCCAACTCACCCACAATCTAATGGACAAGTGGAAGCCATCAACAAAATTATCAAGCATATCCTAAAGAAGAGGCTGGAGGAAAGAAAGGGAGCTTGGGTAGACGAGTTACCCGGCGTTCTTTGGGCCTATCGGACAACTCAGAATGTTTCAACTGGGGAAACCCCATTTTCTCTGGCTTTCGGGACTGATGCAGTCATTCCAGCTGAAATCGGGATACCCTCTCACAGAACCGCATATTTCGATGAAGCCGAGAATGGCTTTTTGATTGCGTCCAatcttgattttgttgaagaaaaaaggACTAAAGCAGAATTGAAGGTTGCAATATACCAGCACCGCGTTTCAGATTTATATGACAAGAGAGTACGCCCCAGATCATTCAAGAAAGGGGATTTAGTCCTACGAAGGGTAACTCAGAATACCCGGGTACCCTCGGAGGGCTCTTTCGGAGCCAATTAGGAAGGCTCATATCGCATAGACAAGCCGGTAGGTTCAGGGGCATACAGACTACACCACATGGATGGAACAATCGTCAAGCATCCCTGGAATGTCGCAATGCTGAGAAAGTACTACTAACATAAGGACAGTGTCTTAAACCTTATCGTTCACTTTATCtatctcttattttctttactaTGTGTGCAATGTGGTAAAGCCATGAAAGGTACTTAGGGTACCCCACATGTGcaagtgaaatttttaattcccTAAGTCCTAAAGAGTGGATATCTAGATGGTTTCCTATTCTCATTTGGACAATGAGTCAGTCTTATGTAATGTTCTCCTTTTGATTACCGAATGTGATTATGGTTAAATTTTCGCCATTAATGTGACTCTCTCTTATTACGCCATGTCTTATTCAGCTATAATTGCTCCATTTCAAGATAATTAGGGGAACCTGAGGTATCTGACTCGATTCGATCGTGAAGATCTATTCGAGGTCAACGCcaataagaaataatacaaCAAATTTAAAGAGGGAGGGTCAGAGAAGGCCCGAGGGCGAGGTAAACCAGCATACCCTAGCGCCATGAGGTTCCGTTAAGGTATGCACACGCCCACACCTCCATTCTTTTGCTTGAGCCAAGTAAAGAATAGATAAACGAAACAAGGTAGGCAAGCATGCCCCTCTATTcgcattattttattaaatgttaaCTAGAAGCGGACGACAAAACAAGCATGTTTTTGACCATTTCTGCAAGAAAGAGGGCCAAGAAGGTCcccgaaaaaaaaacaaaaaaaaggtacCCGGGACACCCTAGAAACTCCACAAGTTTATTTGAGATACGCcataatctttatttaatcctAGTTGCGCcaaatatgaattttcttttatcttatgATAATGtgcaaattattaaattattttgagataCGTCATAATCTTTATTAAGACGAGCAGTGAGCACATCTACGGAAATCACCATGCAAGCGCCAAAAATACATCAGGGGGGTACCTGGGGTACCCGAGGAACCCCCACGAGTCTACACAAATCAATCATAAAGCAAGGAATTCAATGGTAAGCCGAATAAAGTCTATTGCAAAAGTTTAATACGAATAAGTAGCAAGATTGCTGAGGCAACCTTCCAAAAGACAAGTATCCCAATACATCAAAAGGATGATATCATACTACAAAGGTACAGAAGCGAAGGAAGAAAGTTACTGAGACATCTCGAGATAAAGCTGTAAATAGCAAGTAAGGTCAAGAAGAAGGGGGGACATCCTCCCCACCGTTCCCCTCAACGGGGGCGTCAATAAGAACACTCGCGGCCAAAAAGCTACTATCTGCAGGAACAACGCTAGCCGAAGGGAGATCCGCCTGGGGTGCCTGGGGAACCTGGGGTACCCCCGAAGATTGCTGCGGGCTATAGGATGGTGGAGCTTGGGTAGCCCTTTTATCCTCTATCACTTTCAGGATGGCCGACTTGTCCACCCATTTCTCCACCCGGGGTACCACCAACTCAGGCTCGACGCTCCAAACCTCAGTCATGATAAGAGTGAAGGCCTTGTCCATCATCTCCGGTTGGCGAGATAGTAGCTCGCCGTGCTTAGATTCCACCTCTTCCAACTTCCTAGACAATCAACTGTTCTCACGGGCGTGGTCATCCAAGCGCCTTTGCAAAGCCCTGACCTCCTCTCCTAGCTTCTCTTCCCGAGACTGGCCGAGCCTAACCTCACCTCGCAGCCTCTTTACCTCGGTCTGTGCAGCCGAGATGCCACTAAGGTCTCGGAGACCGTGGCTAAGGTAGAAAGCCGCCtacacaaataataataaagaaaataaaagggaGTCAGGAcgataaaaaaaaggaagaggaaaagaaaagagtgaGAGGCACTTACGTCATGACAAACTTTGAGCGCTCGGCTATAGCGCTcatttaaatctaatttatccATCTCTATTGCCATGTCTGTGGAAATACTCTCAGAGGAATGAAGGAAGCAATCAGTCAGGTGCGATATCCGCTTGTTAGCCACCGGATCCAGCTCGCCCTCCATAAGGTCTCCAGGAGCCGAGAAAAGAGAGCCAAGCTTTCTCTTATGGGTAGCTGGGGTACCCCGAGAACCCCCAAGAGAGGAGACTGGCAATTTGCCTTTGCCGCCTGGAACGACGGGAGGTCGGTCACCTTTTGCGGAGGTACCCAAGGTACCGGAGGAGCTGCCGCTCATGCGACTGAAGAAGGCGTCAAAATCTTCGCCAAAAGGGTCCATACCtatccaacaaaaaaaaagagagaggaagtcaaaaaaaaaaaaaagcaaagcaGAAGCTTGGacgtacaaaaaaaaaaggagaaatctggagatataaaaaaaaaaagaagcttggacgtaaaaaaaaaaaaaaagagagaagtctggagatataaaaaaaaaagagaaagtcaaagaaaaaaaaaaaggagaagcctggagataaaaaaaaaagggggggtaAAGAAGaggaagtaaaaaaaaaaaaaagagggaagGAGCTTGGacgtacaaaaaaaaagaggagaagtttggagattaaaaaaaaaagcaaaggagaggaaggcaaaaaaaaaaaaaaagcctccaggatgatttaaaagaaaacaaaaagagaggagcatggattaaaaaaaaaaagagagaagaagaagaagaggccACTGGAAGAAACGAATAAGCAAAATGGAGGGAGAAGATGGCTTACCACAAGGAGATCACTGCACCACCAGTCGAACGCCGTCGTCACGCCACCACTGGAAATCACGGGAGCCAAGGCcgactaaaaaaaaaaaaaagagaaaaaaggagATGGAAGACGAAaggacaagaagaaaaagtagaataaagaagaaaaagtggAGATGGGGTGGCGTTGGAGtttggagaag contains these protein-coding regions:
- the LOC102608442 gene encoding uncharacterized protein LOC102608442, producing the protein MDPFGEDFDAFFSRMSGSSSGTLGTSAKGDRPPVVPGGKGKLPVSSLGGSRGTPATHKRKLGSLFSAPGDLMEGELDPVANKRISHLTDCFLHSSESISTDMAIEMDKLDLNERYSRALKVCHDAAFYLSHGLRDLSGISAAQTEVKRLRGEVRLGQSREEKLGEEVRALQRRLDDHARENS